A stretch of DNA from Hydrotalea sp.:
ATAATGCGCGATCTGTTGGTTGGCGGTTCAGACCGAATAGTTTTTGCCAAGCCGGAAGTAATGAAAATCTTCTTAAATATATTTGACCATTTTGACCGTTATTTTAAAACCGCCCACCAATTGCCATTGCCATTGCCCATAAGACGTAGCTTTGAAAACCTGCAGATTCTTTATGCCATCGAGCAAGGCTTATTGCCGCTGTTCGGTAAAATCAACCACGTCTTAAAAAGGGCGAAAGACAGAGACGATGAAATTTTTATTTTTTTCGACCGCATAAATTATTCAATGAAATCTATCCCGCGCAATATTCGCCGAACATTATTGCACAAACGCATCAAGGCATCGCTCCGCTGGACGCGATACCATTACCTCGTCAGGCTTTATGGTCGCCTGTTCAATCTTGTGCTCAAAATCTACCTGCGGTCGCCATGTTTAAACAAGCCATGGCGCAAATTTAAAAAAATAATCAGGAGGAAGAAAAAATGAAAAATAAATCCCCGTTAATTTCTGTTATCATGCCGGCCTATAATGTTGAAGCATATATCGGTCAGGCGATTTCATCTATCCTTAACCAAACCCATAAAAATTTGGAATTGATTGTTATCGATGATTGTTCGACCGACCGCACCGGCGCGGTGGCCGAGAGCTATATCAAAAAAGATTCCCGCGTTCGCGTTTTTTACAACGAAAAAAATTCTAAAGAATGGTTTTGTCGCAACTTGGGGATAGAAAAAGCCAAGGGCGATTACATCGCCTGGATGGATGCCGATGATGTTGCGGTGCGAACCAGGTTGGTAAAACAATTACAATTTTTAAACAAACGCCGTGATGTCGATATCGTCGGCACTTATTTTCAGCTTATCGATGAAACCGGCGAGCCGATAAAAAATCACGTCAACCATAATTTTTTTCGCGGCATGTTGACCAAACCCTACACCAACGACCATGGGCTTTACCTTGCCACCATTCCGGCCAGTTATTTATTTCGGCGCGCTATTTTATCGCAATTTAAAAAACCTTATCATCGGCCGGTGGTTGTCGGCACCGACACCGATTTTGTATTT
This window harbors:
- a CDS encoding glycosyltransferase; this encodes MKNKSPLISVIMPAYNVEAYIGQAISSILNQTHKNLELIVIDDCSTDRTGAVAESYIKKDSRVRVFYNEKNSKEWFCRNLGIEKAKGDYIAWMDADDVAVRTRLVKQLQFLNKRRDVDIVGTYFQLIDETGEPIKNHVNHNFFRGMLTKPYTNDHGLYLATIPASYLFRRAILSQFKKPYHRPVVVGTDTDFVFRVMEKNILIYNLPEQLYYYRLHDGQSTNQRNLTFMIISLVRYAVDCRRR